A genomic segment from Chanos chanos chromosome 2, fChaCha1.1, whole genome shotgun sequence encodes:
- the mmgt1 gene encoding ER membrane protein complex subunit 5, whose translation MASSFWKGVVGIGLLALAHAAFSAAQHRSYMRLTEKENETLPIDIVLQTLLAFVVTCYGIVHIAGEFKDMDASSELKNKTLDTLRNHPSFYLFNHRGRVLFRSTEPEPSTVPSAQALPSNPLRLRKLENFH comes from the exons ATGGCTTCGTCCTTCTGGAAAGGTGTCGTTGGTATAGGCCTTCTTGCCTTGGCCCATGCAGCCTTCTCAGCGGCACAGC accGTTCATACATGCGactcacagaaaaagagaatgagactCTTCCAATAGAT ATAGTCCTACAGACATTGTTAGCGTTTGTGGTGACATGTTATGGCATAGTCCACATTGCAGGCGAATTCAAAGACATGGATGCCTCTTCAGAACTCAAAAACAA GACTTTAGACACACTGAGGAACCATCCCTCTTTTTACCTGTTCAATCATCGAGGCAGAGTACTCTTCCGCTCCACCGAACCCGAGCCCTCCACCGTCCCCAGCGCTCAAGCCCTGCCCTCCAACCCACTACGGTTACGCAAGTTGGAGAACTTTCACTGA
- the ints6l gene encoding integrator complex subunit 6 — MPILLFLIDTSASMNQRTYLGTTYLDIAKGAVEIFMKLRARDPASRGDRYMLVTFDDPPYGVKAGWKENHATFMSELKNLQASGLTTLGHALRAAFDLLNLNRLVSGIDNYGQGRNPFFLEPSVIITITDGNKLTHSSGVPDELHLPLNSPLPGSELTKEPFRWDQRLFALVLRLPGAAVPDSEQLGSVPTDESAITQMCEVTGGRSYCVRTQRMLNQCLESLVQKVLSGVVINFEKTGPDPPVIGEDGVVDPSRPLSSLTPQPWHSCHKLIYVRPNPKTGVPVGHWPIPESFWPDQNSPTLPPRSAHPVVRFSCVDCEPMVIDKLPFDKYELEPSPLTQYILERKSPHMCWQVFVNSSGKHSDVAHPFGYLKASTTLTCVNLFVMPYNYPVLLPLLDDLFKVHKLKPNLKWRQAFEIYLKSMPPYFLLPLKKALRMMGAPNLISDNMDCGLSYSVISYLKKLSQQAKIESDRLITSVGKKPPLETGIKVKNHSSALSLAHRRDFKQLLQGITGEVPLRLTDINLKEFAGFQIALLNKDLKPQPYRNAYDIPRRNLLDQVTRMRSNLLRTTQKLIRGQDEDYLHSIPVGQMGNYQEYLKMMPSPLREIDPDQPKRLHTFGNPFKQDKKGMMIDEADEFVTGPQNKKRGGTGDPNSGAALKRRRSMSPLLRRPQSPSIITNHVVGKGSSGTQGQAGLIKPIPLHKGVEGNSVLSTESNGERVLGGDTGDSWPGGVDGVGGGAAGVPLEERGGVGANDGGEDRMDDSVGEDGLDERPSDRQQNCEGLSPPGQEGAVEGAGVDSSAPGTVIMIPLEGSNAELRTRVIKEVRKPGRNYESIFRLLEEVKGPVAVQRYFIHHAIKEAARFKKRVLIQQLENALEEIENRQTTPGQLNNVHAR, encoded by the exons atgccTATTTTACTTTTCCTGATAGACACGTCCGCTTCTATGAATCAGCGCACTTATTTGGGTACGACGTATCTGGACATTGCTAAAGGCGCGGTTGAGATCTTTATGAAG CTGCGTGCCCGAGACCCGGCTAGTAGAGGCGACAGGTACATGCTAGTTACATTTGATGATCCACCATACGGAGTGAAG GCGGGCTGGAAAGAGAATCATGCTACATTCATGAGTGAGCTGAAGAACCTGCAGGCATCTGGACTGACAACACTAGGTCATGCCCTCCGAGCGGCCTTTGACCTGCTCAATCTCAACAGGCTTGTCTCAGGCATCGACAACTATGGCCAG GGCCGGAACCCGTTCTTCCTGGAGCCGTCAGTAATAATCACTATTACAGATGGGAATAAACTGACACACAGCTCTGGAGTCCCTGATGAG CTGCATCTGCCTCTCAACTCTCCGCTGCCAGGCAGCGAGCTGACTAAAGAACCCTTTCGCTGGGACCAGCGCCTTTTTGCCCTGGTGCTGCGTTTGCCAGGGGCAGCGGTGCCAGACAGTGAACAGCTGGGTAGCGTGCCCACCGACGAATCCGCCATCACCCAGATGTGTGAGGTTACTGGAG gtCGTTCATATTGTGTGAGGACACAGAGAATGCTGAACCAGTGCTTGGAGTCTCTAGTCCAGAAGGTTCTGAGTGGAGTGGTTATCAACTTTGAAAAAACGGGTCCAGATCCTCCCGTCATAGGAGAAG ACGGAGTGGTGGATCCATCTCGCCCGCTGTCATCGCTGACCCCCCAGCCCTGGCACAGCTGCCACAAGCTCATCTACGTCCGGCCAAACCCCAAAACCGGGGTACCCGTGGGCCACTGGCCAATCCCAGAATCCTTCTGGCCAGACCAGAACTCCCCCACTTTG cctcctcGCTCTGCCCATCCTGTGGTGCGTTTCTCCTGCGTGGACTGTGAGCCGATGGTGATTGACAAGTTGCCCTTTGACAAGTACGAGCTGGAGCCATCGCCTCTCACTCAGTACATCCTGGAGAGAAAGTCTCCGCACATGTGCTGGCAG GTGTTTGTGAACAGCAGCGGCAAACACAGCGATGTCGCTCACCCCTTTGGCTACCTGAAAGCCAGCACTACGCTCACCTGTGTCAACCTCTTCGTTATGCCTTACAATTACCCTGTCCTCTTACCGCTTCTTG ATGATTTGTTTAAAGTGCACAAGCTGAAGCCAAACCTTAAGTGGAGACAGGCTTTTGAAATCTACCTAAAGTCAATGCCCCCTTACTTTCTGCTG CCACTGAAGAAGGCGCTAAGGATGATGGGAGCCCCAAATCTCATCTCTGACAACATGGACTGTGGCCTGAGCTACAGTGTCATCTCCTACCTAAAGAAACTCAGCCAGCAG GCCAAAATTGAGTCCGACCGTCTGATTACATCGGTGGGTAAGAAACCCCCTCTGGAGACTGGCATTAAGGTGAAGAACCATTCCAGCGCCCTGTCCCTGGCACACCGGCGTGACTTTAAGCAGCTCCTGCAGGGCATCACCGGGGAGGTGCCACTGCGACTCACCGACATCAACTTAAAGGAGTTCGCCGGCTTTCAGATCGCGCTGCTAAACAAG GACCTGAAACCCCAGCCCTATCGGAATGCTTATGACATTCCGAGACGGAATCTATTAGACCAGGTAACCCGGATGCGTTCCAACCTTCTGAGAACTACTCAGAAGCTAATCAGAGGCCAAGATGAAG ACTACCTACACAGTATCCCAGTGGGTCAGATGGGAAACTATCAGGAGTATTTGAAGATGATGCCGTCCCCCCTGCGCGAGATCGACCCAGACCAGCCCAAACGACTGCACACCTTTGGCAATCCCTTCAAACAGGACAAGAAG GGGATGATGATCGACGAGGCAGACGAGTTCGTAACGGGTCCGCAGAACAAGAAACGAGGCGGCACGGGCGACCCGAACTCAGGCGCGGCGTTAAAGAGACGGAGGAGCATGTCCCCGCTCCTGCGGCGGCCCCAGAGTCCGTCCATCATCACCAATCACGTGGTGGGAAAAGGGTCCTCGGGGACCCAGGGCCAGGCCGGCCTGATTAAACCCATCCCACTTCACAAAG GTGTGGAGGGCAACAGCGTTCTCAGCACAGAGAGTAACGGAGAGAGGGTATTGGGAGGAGACACGGGTGACAGCTGGCCTGGAGGAGTGGACGGGGTGGGAGGCGGCGCTGCTGGGGTCCCACTGGAGGAGCGGGGCGGCGTAGGAGCGAACGACGGAGGAGAAGACAGGATGGACGACAGCGTCGGAGAGGACGGCCTGGACGAAAGGCCGTCAGACCGCCAGCAGAACTGTGAGGGACTGAGTCCTCCAGGCCAGGAGGGGGCAGTTGAAGGTGCTGGTGTTGACTCTTCAGCACCTGGAACTGTTATTATGATTCCTCTGGAGGGCAGTAACGCAGAGCTACGCACAAGGGTTATTAAAGAGGTCCGGAAACCCGGTCGCA attaCGAGTCGATATTCAGGTTGTTGGAGGAGGTGAAGGGGCCTGTAGCAGTGCAGAGGTACTTTATCCACCATGCCATCAAAGAGGCTGCAAG GTTTAAGAAGCGTGTTCTGATCCAGCAGCTGGAGAACGCCCTGGAAGAAATCGAGAACAGGCAGACGACGCCCGGCCAACTGAACAACGTCCACGCCAGATAG
- the mospd1 gene encoding motile sperm domain-containing protein 1, whose protein sequence is MQQQSRQPDLVEGSLPVFVFPTELVFYADEQASHKQVLTLYNPYEFALKFKVLCTAPNKYAVVDATGAVKPQCCVDIVIRHRDVRPCHYGVIDKFRLQVSEQSQRKALGRKEVMATLLPSAAHEPPHARPQEEERKMKEQLADSVFFEQTAFQTESRTPSGGPSLLTVLLGLVCMAALMLPTLGEQESTVPVYLHLSVNKKLVAAYVLGLLTMVILRT, encoded by the exons ATGCAGCAGCAGAGTCGGCAGCCTGACCTAGTGGAAGGAAGCCTTCCAGTGTTTGTGTTCCCCACAGAGCTGGTGTTCTACGCCGATGAGCAAGCCTCACACAAACAGGTGCTCACTCTCTACAACCCTTACGAGTTTGCCCTTAAATTTAAAG TTCTGTGCACAGCGCCAAACAAGTATGCCGTGGTGGATGCAACCGGTGCTGTGAAACCGCAGTGCTGTGTGGACAT CGTAATCCGCCACAGAGACGTGCGGCCGTGCCACTATGGGGTGATAGACAAGTTCCGACTCCAGGTGTCGGAGCAGAGTCAGCGGAAGGCTTTGGGCCGCAAGGAGGTGATGGCTACGCTGCTCCCCTCCGCCGCGCACGAGCCTCCGCACGCCCGGCCGCAGGAAGAGGAGCGCAAGATGAAGGAGCAGCTGGCCGACAGTGTCTTCTTTGAACAGACCGCATTCCAGACAG aAAGCCGTACACCCTCGGGAGGCCCTAGCCTGCTCACGGTCCTTTTGGGCCTGGTGTGTATGGCTGCTCTCATGCTCCCTACGCTGGGTGAGCAGGAATCCACAGTGCCTGTCTACCTCCACTTAAGTGTTAACAAGAAACTTGTAGCTGCTTATGTTTTAG GTCTTCTTACAATGGTTATTCTTCGCACATGA